The Methanosphaera sp. BMS genome contains a region encoding:
- a CDS encoding 60S ribosomal export protein NMD3 encodes MFCLLCDSQEKLYDGLCKKCFLEEFEALNVPDYTTFTVCSHCGATLKKNKWLQVGYFDDEIINDAIQKNIEVNPKLEDVDIYTEITNNRGTVYECIIHVNGRLIDTDISKEYPIEVKVEKGVCPDCSKFHSGYYEAVIQLRADDRKLLDEEVKQADEFISNEIQRLCKTNKLAYVTERIVLKEGIDYQVGSYNAVHKIVVNLQKQFGGIITESRKIVGHDKSRSKDLYRSWVLLRLPSFNKNDFIEYDDKIIKIEKIGSHKFSGINLKDYSTESISWKEYDNIRKIADTDDIKPTTITNITPSEVQVLDPDNYDTVDLKKLDVMNNLNIGEEINVIKIKNTVYVILDDK; translated from the coding sequence ATGTTTTGTTTATTGTGTGATAGTCAGGAAAAGTTATATGACGGTCTTTGTAAGAAATGCTTTCTAGAGGAGTTTGAAGCCCTTAATGTACCGGATTATACTACATTTACTGTTTGTTCTCATTGTGGTGCGACTCTAAAGAAAAACAAGTGGCTCCAGGTAGGATACTTTGATGATGAAATAATAAATGATGCCATTCAGAAGAATATCGAAGTAAATCCCAAACTTGAGGATGTGGATATATACACCGAGATAACCAATAATCGTGGAACCGTATATGAATGCATCATACATGTAAATGGAAGATTAATCGATACAGACATATCCAAAGAATATCCAATAGAAGTGAAAGTGGAAAAGGGAGTATGTCCTGATTGCAGCAAATTTCATTCAGGTTACTATGAAGCTGTTATCCAGCTTAGAGCCGATGACAGAAAACTGCTTGATGAAGAAGTTAAACAAGCGGATGAATTCATCTCGAATGAAATACAAAGATTATGTAAGACAAATAAACTGGCATATGTGACAGAACGTATTGTTCTGAAGGAGGGTATAGACTATCAGGTCGGCAGCTACAATGCAGTCCACAAGATTGTCGTTAACCTACAGAAACAATTCGGAGGAATAATTACCGAGTCACGTAAGATTGTCGGTCATGACAAGTCACGTAGTAAGGATCTGTATCGTTCATGGGTTTTACTTAGGCTTCCGTCATTTAATAAGAATGACTTTATAGAATATGATGACAAAATCATAAAGATTGAAAAAATCGGCAGTCATAAATTCTCGGGTATCAATCTTAAGGATTATTCAACCGAATCAATCAGCTGGAAGGAATATGACAATATCAGGAAGATAGCCGACACCGATGATATTAAGCCTACCACCATCACCAACATTACCCCTAGTGAGGTTCAAGTGTTGGATCCGGATAATTATGACACGGTGGACTTAAAGAAGCTGGACGTTATGAATAATCTTAATATTGGAGAAGAGATTAATGTGATTAAAATCAAAAACACGGTATATGTCATACTGGATGACAAATAG
- a CDS encoding tyrosine--tRNA ligase, with protein MDIEEAIANISKDTAEIIEVDELKEILKRDDKTAYVGFEPSGKIHLGHALTIKRMKALQDAGFKIKIFIADLHAYLNGKGTLEEIQETAKYNTECFKALGLSEDTEFILGSDRMSAEYMFKVFKVAQTVTIQRAQRSMAQISRDETHNVAEALYPIMQALDIEDLGVDVAVGGMEQRKIHMLARESLPKFGISAPVCIHIPLIHGTDGSAKMSSSKGNFIAIDDNPKDIKTKINKSFCPAGVVEDNPVMELAHYYIFDENDKILIERPEKFGGNLELTEEELTDIYQKGELHPMDLKNTVSKYIIDRLEPAREYMANR; from the coding sequence ATGGATATTGAAGAAGCTATAGCCAATATTAGCAAGGATACGGCAGAAATTATTGAAGTTGACGAATTGAAGGAAATTTTAAAGAGAGATGATAAGACCGCATATGTAGGTTTTGAGCCATCAGGTAAGATACACCTTGGTCATGCATTGACAATCAAACGTATGAAGGCACTGCAGGATGCGGGTTTTAAGATTAAAATTTTCATAGCAGACCTTCACGCATACCTTAACGGTAAGGGAACATTGGAGGAAATCCAGGAAACCGCAAAGTACAACACCGAATGTTTCAAGGCGTTAGGCCTTAGCGAAGATACAGAGTTCATCCTAGGTTCTGACCGTATGAGTGCCGAGTACATGTTCAAAGTGTTTAAGGTAGCACAAACTGTTACAATACAAAGGGCACAGCGTAGTATGGCCCAGATTTCAAGGGATGAAACACATAACGTAGCCGAAGCACTGTATCCTATCATGCAGGCATTGGATATTGAAGATTTGGGCGTTGATGTTGCCGTTGGTGGTATGGAACAACGTAAGATACACATGCTTGCAAGGGAAAGCCTGCCAAAATTCGGAATTTCTGCACCGGTATGTATTCATATACCACTTATACATGGAACAGACGGATCTGCTAAAATGTCCAGCAGCAAAGGTAACTTCATAGCAATAGATGACAATCCAAAGGATATCAAGACAAAAATCAACAAAAGCTTCTGTCCTGCAGGAGTGGTTGAGGATAACCCTGTTATGGAATTGGCACATTACTACATCTTTGATGAAAATGACAAGATACTAATTGAAAGACCGGAGAAATTTGGTGGAAACCTTGAACTGACCGAAGAGGAATTGACTGACATCTATCAAAAGGGAGAACTTCACCCAATGGACTTGAAAAATACTGTCAGCAAATACATAATTGACAGGCTGGAACCGGCAAGAGAATACATGGCAAATAGGTGA
- a CDS encoding FprA family A-type flavoprotein, with protein MKADSIKIADGVYWVGALDWDARDFHGFAVPGMTYNAYLIFGDEKTALIDNVYDGFFPEMWARIEDAFAKEDKEVEIDALVINHIENDHIASIPEFLEKFPDIECLCTQAASMGIKRQHHCLADREFTIISTGDTLDLGGKTFTFINAPMLHWPDSNFTLYNEEGILFSNDAFGQHICESKRYDVDIDPGYLELHAKRFYANLVQLSASMVLAKVTEMTQAGYLDNLTMIAPCHGQIWKNPSTIVDLYAKWAKGEADDKITVIYETMHHSTQKMAHQIAEGIMSEGVETKMHFIRYDPESDILADILDSKAIVVGVPTMMNNPYPKIGNLLSYLDCVSPANTGVRKKAVVFSSKGWAGGAIPKLTSRLTDAGFDVLDESVEEIYVPDDNDMEKCYDLGKKLAKMIKE; from the coding sequence ATGAAAGCAGATTCAATAAAAATAGCTGATGGAGTATACTGGGTAGGAGCACTTGACTGGGATGCACGTGATTTTCATGGTTTTGCAGTCCCTGGTATGACATATAACGCATACCTCATATTTGGTGATGAAAAAACTGCACTTATAGATAATGTATATGATGGATTTTTCCCTGAAATGTGGGCAAGAATAGAAGATGCATTTGCAAAAGAGGACAAAGAAGTGGAAATTGATGCGCTTGTAATCAACCACATCGAAAATGACCACATAGCATCCATCCCTGAATTTCTGGAAAAATTCCCTGACATTGAATGCCTATGTACACAGGCAGCAAGCATGGGTATAAAAAGACAACATCACTGTCTAGCAGACAGGGAATTTACCATCATCTCCACAGGGGATACACTTGATTTGGGCGGTAAAACATTTACATTCATCAACGCACCAATGCTACACTGGCCTGACAGTAACTTCACTTTATACAATGAAGAAGGAATTCTATTTTCCAACGATGCATTCGGTCAGCACATCTGTGAAAGCAAAAGATATGACGTTGACATCGACCCTGGATACCTGGAGTTACACGCAAAAAGATTTTATGCAAACCTAGTGCAGCTATCCGCATCAATGGTACTTGCAAAGGTTACTGAAATGACACAGGCAGGATACCTTGACAACCTTACGATGATTGCACCTTGTCATGGCCAAATATGGAAAAACCCATCCACAATTGTTGACTTGTATGCCAAATGGGCTAAAGGTGAAGCTGATGACAAGATAACCGTTATTTATGAAACCATGCATCACTCTACCCAAAAGATGGCTCATCAGATTGCTGAAGGAATAATGTCCGAGGGCGTTGAAACCAAGATGCACTTCATCAGATATGACCCCGAGTCAGATATACTTGCCGACATATTGGACAGTAAGGCAATAGTTGTTGGTGTACCTACCATGATGAACAACCCTTATCCAAAGATTGGAAACCTACTGTCATATCTTGATTGTGTAAGTCCTGCAAATACCGGCGTACGTAAAAAAGCAGTTGTATTCTCATCCAAAGGATGGGCAGGAGGAGCAATACCTAAACTTACCTCAAGATTAACCGATGCAGGTTTCGATGTTCTGGATGAATCCGTTGAGGAAATCTACGTACCTGATGACAATGACATGGAAAAATGTTATGACTTGGGTAAAAAATTAGCAAAAATGATTAAGGAATAA
- the tmk gene encoding dTMP kinase yields MYVVLEGIDGVGKSTHANLLEKYYNSKGIDTKRIVEPTDSPVGQLLRQELKNDDSLKDNNQQILALLFAADRLTQKEEILKYKHNPNNLLLSDRSFYSSICYQNNYSITPKWIYQINQHTPRPDLLILLDLNENIAIKRCEGEEVFENMQFLRKTRQNYLKLLRYKNTIKISAYPNVNKVQKNIRDVIDNRLFNK; encoded by the coding sequence ATGTACGTAGTATTGGAAGGAATCGACGGGGTGGGAAAATCCACACACGCAAATCTTTTAGAAAAGTATTACAATTCTAAGGGTATTGATACAAAAAGAATCGTAGAACCAACAGATTCACCTGTAGGACAATTATTAAGACAAGAACTGAAAAACGATGATTCATTAAAGGACAATAACCAACAAATCCTGGCATTATTATTCGCTGCAGACAGGTTAACTCAGAAAGAGGAAATATTGAAGTATAAGCACAACCCAAATAATCTTCTGTTAAGTGACAGGTCATTTTATTCAAGTATATGTTATCAGAATAATTATTCTATCACTCCTAAATGGATTTATCAGATAAATCAGCATACTCCAAGACCTGATTTGTTGATACTGCTTGACTTGAATGAAAACATTGCAATCAAAAGATGTGAAGGCGAAGAAGTATTTGAAAACATGCAGTTTCTGAGAAAAACAAGACAGAACTATCTTAAACTCCTAAGATATAAGAACACGATAAAAATATCGGCATATCCAAATGTCAATAAGGTACAAAAAAACATAAGGGACGTGATTGACAACAGATTATTCAACAAATAA
- a CDS encoding U32 family peptidase has translation MDNECKVLSPVGSMDVLKASVFSGADYVYLSGKMYGARDYASNFTHKELEKAIEFCHNFNVGVFVTVNTSILEREITDVLDYVYFLYTQGVDAVIVEDIGLASIINKLIPNLDLHASTQMTIYDYSMIKYLEDNGFVNANISREVPLRRIKSIMQKLRKYDHKIKIEVFAHGALCYSYSGRCLMSSFLGGRSGNRGLCAQPCRMRYALLDKYHGRVCEDTYLLSTKDLCTYDDVSQLVDCGVDCLKIEGRMKSREYVSSTTHAYRNAVDGNICKEDKFLLNLAFNRSLTGGYIMDNDASEVVGRNQPGSNGYPVGVVSKSNSKKITIKLLNRDYPIMFSNGDGLKFEFDNKSYGMYVTKIFDQSKYKLIIANDKNIFLNEGTLVYITYSKYLHDRTKAIINERHINKIPLDLEINVNDERQLEVKCMLENSKKSFNYLSDEKFQKAQKRPLSRESVNKQLSKTGESKFIVNSISYKNFPDDLFMPISTLNEIRRQLIKKLKKELDNLYTPDKEEIRNIKENISNFKKTYYAKKEQIKSITHHESIKSDKKWNVYIQNMKQAELIENYKFINGVYYDGSYNYDNMHDYSRGMYDELYMLNEILPDSTDLVWVLPQLLLDEDFAHISEILLKLERDEIDVKLQTDSIGVADNMDAIFYGNYLNVYNNYSIKKLSEKNLFERLVVSNEISINDVKMLHSDDCELEYVLFGYNQLMISRDDFEDVIDERISNQYYLKDKRDNEYPLVFDCNGNSHIYDYRIANLAGRLDEFGDSGIDVLSIDLRHLNSTDSRRVLDYFERVTDHYNPDECNLELTDNNNFYELNIEKGLFINKSK, from the coding sequence TTGGATAATGAATGTAAGGTATTGTCACCTGTAGGTAGTATGGATGTGTTGAAGGCCAGCGTATTTAGTGGTGCCGATTATGTGTATCTGTCCGGTAAAATGTATGGTGCCAGAGATTATGCCAGCAATTTTACGCATAAGGAACTTGAAAAGGCCATTGAATTTTGTCATAACTTCAATGTGGGAGTATTTGTTACTGTCAACACTTCAATTCTTGAAAGAGAGATAACTGATGTGTTGGATTATGTGTATTTCCTGTATACACAGGGTGTGGATGCAGTTATCGTGGAGGATATAGGACTTGCATCCATCATTAATAAATTAATACCTAACCTGGATTTGCATGCATCCACTCAGATGACCATTTATGATTACAGCATGATTAAGTATCTGGAGGATAACGGATTTGTAAATGCCAACATCTCCCGGGAGGTACCGTTGAGGCGTATAAAATCAATCATGCAAAAGCTTAGAAAATATGACCATAAGATTAAGATAGAGGTTTTTGCCCATGGGGCATTATGTTACTCCTACTCCGGCAGGTGTTTGATGTCATCGTTTTTAGGCGGTCGCAGCGGTAATCGTGGATTGTGTGCACAGCCATGCAGGATGAGATATGCTCTTTTGGACAAGTATCATGGAAGAGTTTGTGAGGATACGTACCTGTTGAGCACTAAGGATTTATGCACCTATGATGATGTTTCCCAATTAGTGGATTGTGGCGTGGATTGTCTTAAAATAGAAGGTCGTATGAAGTCAAGGGAGTATGTCTCCAGTACCACCCATGCATACAGGAATGCTGTTGATGGAAATATCTGCAAAGAGGACAAGTTTCTTCTTAATCTGGCATTCAATAGAAGTCTTACGGGCGGTTATATTATGGATAATGATGCTTCGGAGGTTGTGGGCAGAAACCAGCCCGGAAGTAACGGTTATCCCGTAGGTGTGGTGAGCAAGTCCAACTCCAAAAAAATTACCATTAAGCTTCTTAATAGGGATTATCCCATCATGTTTAGCAATGGCGATGGATTGAAGTTTGAATTTGACAATAAGAGTTATGGAATGTATGTTACGAAGATTTTCGATCAGAGCAAATATAAACTCATAATAGCAAATGATAAGAATATTTTCCTGAATGAGGGTACGTTGGTCTATATCACGTATTCCAAATATCTTCATGACAGGACAAAAGCAATAATAAATGAAAGGCACATCAATAAAATACCTCTTGACTTGGAAATTAACGTGAATGATGAAAGACAACTTGAAGTAAAATGTATGCTTGAAAACAGCAAAAAATCATTCAACTATCTATCTGATGAAAAGTTCCAAAAAGCACAGAAAAGGCCTTTAAGCAGAGAATCTGTAAACAAACAACTCTCAAAGACGGGTGAAAGCAAATTCATTGTAAACAGCATTAGCTATAAAAATTTCCCAGATGACCTGTTCATGCCAATATCCACACTTAACGAGATTAGAAGACAGCTGATTAAAAAGCTTAAAAAGGAACTGGATAACCTTTACACTCCTGACAAAGAGGAAATAAGAAATATTAAGGAGAATATTAGCAACTTCAAGAAGACATATTACGCAAAAAAGGAACAGATTAAATCAATAACACACCATGAATCCATAAAATCCGATAAGAAGTGGAATGTCTACATACAAAACATGAAACAGGCAGAACTGATTGAAAATTACAAATTTATCAATGGCGTGTACTATGACGGGTCATATAACTATGACAACATGCATGACTACTCAAGGGGTATGTATGATGAGCTATACATGTTAAATGAGATACTGCCCGATAGCACCGATCTGGTATGGGTACTTCCACAGCTACTGCTTGATGAGGACTTTGCCCATATCAGCGAAATACTCCTGAAATTGGAACGTGACGAGATTGATGTGAAGTTACAGACTGATTCGATTGGTGTGGCCGACAATATGGATGCTATATTCTACGGCAATTACCTTAACGTCTACAATAACTATTCCATAAAAAAGTTAAGTGAAAAAAATCTCTTTGAAAGGTTGGTTGTATCCAATGAAATTTCAATCAATGACGTGAAAATGTTGCATTCGGATGATTGCGAATTGGAATATGTGTTGTTTGGATATAATCAGCTGATGATTTCAAGGGATGACTTTGAGGATGTCATTGATGAAAGAATATCCAATCAATATTATTTGAAGGATAAGCGTGACAATGAGTATCCGTTGGTATTTGACTGCAATGGCAATAGTCATATCTATGATTACCGGATTGCCAATCTGGCAGGTCGTCTTGATGAGTTTGGAGATAGTGGAATTGACGTATTGAGTATTGACTTAAGGCACTTGAATAGTACTGACAGCAGGAGGGTACTGGATTACTTTGAACGGGTTACGGACCATTATAATCCAGACGAATGCAATTTGGAATTGACAGATAACAACAATTTCTATGAATTGAATATTGAAAAGGGATTGTTTATTAATAAATCCAAGTAA
- a CDS encoding class I SAM-dependent methyltransferase, with amino-acid sequence MTEKVDLSSVSETMLVPLYARAIESKKENPEFIDKTAIHVMDNLDYDFKKRFKQSTNKLNFWGCSARTVILDREAKNFIDKNPECTVINIACGLDDRFTRVDNGQIQWYNIDFQEVINLREKLIKTNPRVKNIASSAMDFKWIDQIDDKENVLIIAEGFLMYLDEHEVKELFDKISESFTNMELLIELMAEWMVKNQKVHDTTRTTGAVFKWGVKDGKDFERLCPEFRLIAEYNLTDKMKDYSPIFIRIISPFLKSRNNRIAKYEKMQI; translated from the coding sequence ATGACCGAAAAAGTAGACTTAAGTTCAGTAAGTGAAACCATGCTAGTCCCATTATATGCCAGAGCAATAGAAAGCAAAAAAGAAAATCCAGAATTCATTGACAAAACGGCAATACATGTAATGGACAACCTAGATTATGACTTCAAAAAACGATTCAAACAATCAACCAACAAACTTAACTTCTGGGGATGCTCGGCAAGAACCGTGATACTGGACAGAGAAGCAAAAAACTTCATCGACAAAAATCCAGAGTGTACTGTGATAAACATAGCATGCGGACTGGATGACAGATTCACCAGAGTGGACAACGGACAAATCCAATGGTACAACATCGACTTTCAAGAGGTTATAAATCTAAGAGAAAAACTCATAAAAACAAATCCCCGAGTAAAAAACATAGCCTCATCAGCAATGGACTTCAAATGGATAGACCAAATAGACGATAAAGAAAACGTGCTGATAATAGCCGAAGGATTCTTAATGTACCTTGATGAACATGAGGTAAAGGAATTATTTGACAAGATATCAGAAAGCTTCACAAATATGGAGTTACTCATTGAATTAATGGCCGAATGGATGGTCAAAAACCAGAAAGTACATGACACCACACGAACCACAGGTGCAGTATTTAAATGGGGCGTAAAAGACGGAAAAGACTTTGAAAGGCTATGTCCCGAATTTAGGCTAATTGCCGAGTACAACCTAACCGACAAGATGAAAGATTACTCACCAATATTTATCAGAATAATATCCCCATTTTTAAAGAGTAGAAACAATAGAATAGCCAAGTATGAAAAAATGCAAATATGA